A section of the Mycobacteriales bacterium genome encodes:
- a CDS encoding DUF6319 family protein, with protein MAHLRARIGAGERPRVIVRVASAAVAAGTRGNVIRLGDPKDSEYVVVRLGKDEVPFAPSELALTSKPKAAAGTAPSRAAAAPARSPAPKPAAPMPRARSAGRAKGKRVPPLVVTLRFRDGGWTVEATRGARRVARPSAVRPGAVSAFAEQLDDDAVRAALVETVEACRTVVEQQAAGLRAELQAAEDALRAYDSRPGRAGRRS; from the coding sequence GTGGCGCACCTGCGCGCCCGGATCGGCGCCGGCGAGCGTCCACGGGTCATCGTCCGGGTGGCATCGGCCGCGGTCGCTGCCGGCACCCGCGGCAACGTGATCCGGCTCGGCGACCCGAAGGACAGCGAGTACGTCGTGGTGCGCCTCGGCAAGGACGAGGTGCCGTTCGCACCGTCCGAGCTCGCGCTCACCAGCAAGCCGAAGGCCGCTGCCGGCACCGCGCCGTCGCGAGCCGCAGCGGCGCCCGCCAGGAGTCCGGCGCCAAAACCGGCGGCTCCCATGCCGCGGGCCCGGTCGGCCGGCCGCGCGAAGGGCAAGCGGGTGCCCCCGCTGGTCGTCACGCTTCGCTTCCGCGACGGCGGCTGGACGGTCGAGGCGACCCGCGGCGCACGACGGGTGGCTCGGCCGTCCGCGGTGCGTCCGGGTGCGGTGAGCGCGTTCGCCGAGCAGCTCGACGACGACGCGGTGCGCGCGGCGCTGGTCGAGACCGTGGAAGCCTGTCGCACGGTGGTCGAGCAGCAGGCCGCCGGGCTGCGCGCGGAGCTGCAGGCCGCGGAGGACGCGCTGCGGGCCTACGACAGCAGGCCCGGACGGGCCGGCCGCCGCTCCTGA